A region from the Nocardioides coralli genome encodes:
- a CDS encoding Ykof family thiamine-binding protein produces MTDTITPDQLGVGMRLSVHPHCDDYVAVILGALEDAQHAGAGEGLEVETDEVSTYVAARGEHPEQRLVQYAAALVAAAHRRSDGGHVVAHVLLSRGCPGEATCEPTAAQLPRATAIELPGTGIRAAAQWSLYPLLDGGPDDAHMDHIEAAIKEAQSRGTAAEPAHYATLLTGDLGDVLATAADAWARVGQEVAHVVTHLTVSVGSPSSGSHDVEG; encoded by the coding sequence ATGACGGACACCATCACACCCGACCAGCTCGGCGTCGGCATGAGGCTGAGCGTCCACCCCCACTGCGACGACTACGTCGCGGTGATCCTCGGCGCGCTCGAGGACGCGCAGCACGCCGGCGCCGGAGAGGGTCTCGAGGTCGAGACCGACGAGGTCAGCACCTACGTCGCGGCGAGGGGCGAGCACCCCGAGCAGCGGCTGGTGCAGTACGCCGCCGCCCTGGTCGCCGCGGCTCACCGTCGCAGCGACGGTGGCCACGTCGTCGCCCACGTGCTGCTCTCGCGCGGCTGCCCCGGGGAAGCCACCTGCGAGCCGACCGCGGCGCAGCTGCCGCGCGCGACGGCGATCGAGCTGCCCGGCACCGGGATCCGCGCCGCCGCCCAGTGGTCGCTCTACCCGCTGCTCGACGGCGGGCCGGACGACGCCCACATGGACCACATCGAGGCTGCGATCAAGGAGGCCCAGAGCCGCGGGACCGCGGCGGAGCCGGCCCACTACGCCACGCTGCTCACCGGTGACCTCGGCGACGTCCTGGCGACCGCTGCCGACGCGTGGGCCCGGGTCGGGCAGGAGGTGGCCCACGTCGTCACCCACCTGACGGTCTCGGTCGGGTCGCCGAGCTCGGGTTCCCACGACGTGGAGGGCTGA
- a CDS encoding KAP family P-loop NTPase fold protein — protein MVYDVAPVAHDAEDGPRIVLDVPAGHPTFNFDRIARALTSIVVSSEPRFAVGVFGGWGSGKSTLMEEIERRLRGTPDTLVVEFNAWRYEREPHLIVPLLDTLREALSDWAAELPADTPQRRAATEVARRVGRVVRALVRSTAVEIGVPGGPKLSLDPGKAVDALRDGEQDEGSSPQSLYFGAFTELRAAFEQVRNAGVARIVVFVDDLDRCLPHQALTVLESMKLFFDTPGFVFVVGLDERVVQSAVRSKFVGEQLADDEDQAQLERDYLKKMFQVPYTLPAVAPGQVDHLLEWLEQYGDLPSSQQEDLRNRVRRFLMHVTPEGGINPREAKRFINAYTINKMIRPDLEPEVLLALQTMDFRPEWESIYDNIVLTEPDTFSDAVRRFRDGDREAFEDLWPEIGRVPPELGRFLDSPDAVGLARPDLPVYVGFLESTRTSVSGMAEAMREVGLLRRYLRQVHDSVADQAGGPSADVSGTIGAAQDAVARLRSVGTFAEGKARRAGFEGSGFTRELDSLEQLLKGLSSPDAMNQAALERSRADADSLVGAIQTELRLVRRASAFSG, from the coding sequence GTGGTGTACGACGTCGCGCCGGTCGCCCACGACGCGGAGGACGGCCCACGCATCGTGCTGGACGTTCCCGCGGGTCACCCCACGTTCAACTTCGACAGGATCGCCCGGGCGCTCACCTCCATCGTCGTCAGCAGCGAACCCCGGTTCGCGGTAGGTGTCTTCGGCGGGTGGGGGTCTGGCAAGAGCACCCTGATGGAGGAGATCGAGCGACGGCTCCGTGGGACACCGGACACGCTCGTCGTGGAGTTCAACGCCTGGCGATACGAACGTGAGCCCCACCTGATCGTGCCCCTGCTCGACACGCTCCGTGAGGCGTTGAGCGATTGGGCGGCCGAGCTGCCGGCCGACACCCCGCAGCGCCGGGCTGCCACCGAGGTGGCGCGGCGCGTGGGCCGGGTGGTCCGAGCACTGGTGCGGTCCACGGCGGTCGAGATCGGAGTGCCCGGCGGGCCGAAGCTGTCCCTGGACCCCGGGAAGGCTGTCGACGCCCTCAGGGACGGTGAACAGGACGAGGGCAGCAGCCCGCAGTCGCTCTACTTCGGGGCGTTCACCGAGCTGCGGGCCGCCTTCGAACAGGTCCGCAACGCCGGTGTTGCGCGGATCGTCGTGTTCGTCGACGACCTGGACAGGTGCCTGCCCCACCAGGCGTTGACCGTCCTGGAGTCGATGAAGCTCTTCTTCGACACTCCGGGTTTCGTGTTCGTGGTCGGCCTCGATGAACGAGTGGTCCAGTCGGCCGTCCGCTCGAAGTTCGTGGGCGAGCAGCTCGCGGACGACGAGGACCAGGCCCAGCTGGAGCGTGACTACCTCAAGAAGATGTTCCAGGTTCCCTACACGTTGCCGGCCGTGGCTCCCGGCCAGGTGGACCACCTGCTGGAGTGGCTCGAGCAGTACGGGGACCTGCCGTCCTCGCAGCAGGAGGATCTGCGCAACCGGGTGCGCCGGTTCCTGATGCACGTGACACCCGAGGGTGGCATCAATCCACGCGAGGCGAAGCGCTTCATCAACGCCTACACGATCAACAAGATGATCCGACCCGATCTCGAGCCGGAGGTGTTGCTGGCGCTGCAGACGATGGACTTCCGGCCGGAGTGGGAGTCGATCTACGACAACATCGTGCTGACCGAGCCTGACACGTTCAGCGACGCCGTCCGTCGTTTCAGGGACGGCGACCGGGAGGCGTTCGAGGATCTCTGGCCCGAGATCGGTCGGGTTCCTCCCGAGCTGGGACGCTTCCTCGACTCGCCCGACGCGGTGGGTCTGGCGCGCCCGGACCTGCCGGTGTACGTCGGATTCCTCGAGTCCACCCGGACCTCGGTCTCGGGCATGGCCGAGGCCATGCGAGAGGTGGGGCTGTTGCGTCGCTACCTGCGTCAGGTCCATGACTCCGTGGCAGATCAGGCGGGCGGCCCCTCTGCCGACGTCTCCGGCACCATCGGCGCCGCGCAGGACGCCGTAGCGCGGCTGCGGAGCGTGGGCACGTTCGCCGAGGGCAAGGCGCGCAGGGCTGGCTTCGAAGGGTCTGGCTTCACGCGGGAGCTCGACAGCCTGGAGCAGCTCCTGAAGGGTCTCTCGTCGCCGGATGCCATGAACCAGGCAGCCCTGGAGCGGTCCCGCGCTGACGCCGACTCGCTGGTGGGGGCCATCCAGACCGAGCTACGACTGGTCCGTCGAGCTTCCGCGTTCTCGGGGTGA
- a CDS encoding fatty acid desaturase family protein, which yields MTAIQKKDDNPIAHLTREDIEQIGIELDAIRQDVIDSRGASDAAYIRRVIKTQRSVELGSRAVLLFSIFPPAWLVGTAGLSLAKILENMEIGHNILHGQWDWMRDPKIHSTTWEWDHATPAEQWKHSHNELHHTYTNVLGKDNDLGYGIMRVDEDQRWHPMHLGQPFWNFLNACFFEYGIAAYDLELGVALKKKDGTKDPKFRAEAKKVLRKVRKQMTKDYGVHPLLSLPTGSFLTTLAANFTANIVRNVWAHSVIMCGHFPEGVETFEKRSIEGETKGDWYVRQMLGSANISGSKLMHVMTGNLSHQIEHHLFPDLPSNRYAEIAPRVQALFEKYDLNYCARPLVPQVYSAWHRVVRLSLPNGWLDSTDRKNFPKQLGKLWKMATGTPRERRLIQADLTRSARRRKLGGEAVPSRTAA from the coding sequence ATGACTGCCATCCAGAAGAAGGACGACAACCCGATCGCCCACCTCACCCGTGAGGACATCGAGCAGATCGGCATCGAGCTCGACGCGATCCGCCAGGACGTCATCGACAGCCGGGGCGCCAGCGACGCGGCCTACATCCGGCGCGTGATCAAGACCCAGCGCAGCGTCGAGCTCGGCAGCCGGGCGGTGCTGCTGTTCAGCATCTTCCCGCCGGCCTGGCTGGTCGGCACCGCCGGCCTCAGCCTGGCCAAGATCCTCGAGAACATGGAGATCGGCCACAACATCCTCCACGGCCAGTGGGACTGGATGCGCGACCCCAAGATCCACTCGACGACGTGGGAGTGGGACCACGCCACCCCGGCCGAGCAGTGGAAGCACAGCCACAACGAGCTGCACCACACCTACACGAACGTGCTCGGCAAGGACAACGACCTCGGCTACGGCATCATGCGCGTCGACGAGGACCAGCGGTGGCACCCGATGCACCTGGGTCAGCCGTTCTGGAACTTCCTCAACGCCTGCTTCTTCGAGTACGGCATCGCGGCCTACGACCTCGAGCTCGGTGTCGCGCTGAAGAAGAAGGACGGCACCAAGGACCCGAAGTTCCGGGCCGAGGCCAAGAAGGTGCTGCGCAAGGTCCGCAAGCAGATGACCAAGGACTACGGCGTCCACCCGCTGCTGTCGCTGCCGACGGGCTCGTTCCTCACCACGCTCGCGGCGAACTTCACCGCCAACATCGTGCGCAACGTGTGGGCGCACTCGGTGATCATGTGCGGCCACTTCCCCGAGGGTGTCGAGACCTTCGAGAAGCGCTCGATCGAGGGCGAGACCAAGGGTGACTGGTACGTCCGGCAGATGCTCGGCAGCGCCAACATCTCCGGCTCGAAGCTCATGCACGTCATGACGGGCAACCTGAGCCACCAGATCGAGCACCACCTCTTCCCGGACCTGCCGTCGAACCGGTACGCCGAGATCGCCCCGCGCGTGCAGGCGCTGTTCGAGAAGTACGACCTCAACTACTGCGCCCGTCCGCTGGTCCCGCAGGTCTACTCGGCCTGGCACCGGGTCGTCAGGCTCTCGCTCCCCAACGGCTGGCTCGACAGCACCGACCGCAAGAACTTCCCGAAGCAGCTCGGCAAGCTCTGGAAGATGGCCACGGGTACGCCGCGTGAGCGCCGGCTCATCCAGGCCGACCTGACCCGGTCGGCCCGCCGCAGGAAGCTGGGCGGCGAGGCCGTCCCGTCCCGCACCGCGGCCTGA
- a CDS encoding ferredoxin reductase, with protein sequence MTPPPPDGRSPGPVSGLRTLRAWGGRVAHAATSPLVPDDFLDLFAPLRAGAELRGRIEQVIPETRDAATIVIRPGADWRGHVPGQYLRIGIDVDGVRQWRAYSLTHGPRPDGRIAITVKAVPDGKVSHHLVHRSRPGTLVHLEQAAGEFVLPPEGGRFLCVTAGSGITPVIGMLRNLFPSTDEGVLRPDRSSAYDVTVVHVAPSRPDSIFIRDLEALAAAGAIRLVARYDDEHGVLDVEELPALVPDLVDRRVLACGPAPLLEALEHYCDDKGLELFTEQFRTARVEPGEGGTVSFADGRTVEADGATPILDAAENAGVLMPSGCRMGICFGCVLPMTEGSVRDLRNGEVTTAVPGESGAIKVQTCINAAAGPCHLEH encoded by the coding sequence ATGACGCCGCCTCCCCCCGACGGTCGTTCCCCCGGCCCCGTCTCCGGTCTGCGCACCCTGCGCGCCTGGGGCGGTCGCGTCGCGCACGCCGCCACCTCGCCGCTGGTCCCCGACGACTTCCTCGACCTCTTCGCGCCGCTGCGCGCGGGTGCGGAGCTCCGCGGCCGCATCGAGCAGGTGATCCCCGAGACGCGCGACGCCGCCACGATCGTGATCAGGCCCGGCGCCGACTGGCGCGGCCACGTCCCCGGGCAGTACCTCCGCATCGGCATCGACGTCGACGGCGTGCGTCAGTGGCGCGCCTACTCGCTGACCCACGGCCCGCGCCCCGACGGCCGGATCGCCATCACGGTCAAGGCCGTCCCCGACGGCAAGGTCAGCCACCACCTCGTGCACCGGAGCCGACCCGGCACGCTGGTCCACCTCGAGCAGGCCGCGGGCGAGTTCGTGCTCCCCCCGGAGGGCGGCCGCTTCCTCTGCGTGACAGCCGGCTCCGGCATCACCCCGGTGATCGGCATGCTGCGCAATCTGTTCCCCTCCACCGACGAGGGGGTGCTGCGGCCGGACCGCTCGTCGGCGTACGACGTCACCGTCGTGCACGTCGCCCCGAGCCGCCCCGACTCGATCTTCATCCGCGACCTGGAGGCGCTGGCTGCGGCCGGCGCGATCCGGCTCGTGGCGCGGTACGACGACGAGCACGGCGTCCTCGACGTCGAGGAGCTCCCGGCGCTGGTGCCCGACCTGGTCGACCGGCGGGTGCTGGCGTGCGGTCCCGCGCCGCTGCTGGAGGCGCTGGAGCACTACTGCGACGACAAGGGCCTGGAGCTGTTCACCGAGCAGTTCCGCACCGCTCGCGTCGAGCCCGGCGAGGGCGGCACCGTCTCCTTCGCCGACGGCCGCACCGTCGAGGCCGACGGTGCCACCCCGATCCTGGACGCCGCCGAGAACGCGGGCGTCCTCATGCCGAGCGGGTGCCGCATGGGCATCTGCTTCGGCTGCGTGCTGCCCATGACGGAGGGCAGCGTCCGAGACCTCCGCAACGGCGAGGTCACCACCGCCGTCCCCGGCGAGAGCGGCGCGATCAAGGTGCAGACCTGCATCAACGCCGCGGCCGGTCCCTGCCACCTCGAGCACTGA
- a CDS encoding PucR family transcriptional regulator → MSTSTSLDRDLIDLLRHTLPEVAVHTVTAVREEVPGYGEGLGEAMAASIEQAVQMALAGFLRVAGRSGDPGTPLSPTLEGAYALGRGEARSGRSADALLAAYRVGARVAWRELSASAVRAGASAESIAAFAELVFAYIDELSAASVAGHTDEVETTGRVRQRYLDRLGAALLRGEPEDVVSAAADKADWRPPRTLTAVVLPEAQVRPVLGLVGDGALAPGEHGLPEGLAVVLVPDMGGRSRTRLLRVLDDRHAVVGPARPWAQVRASFERAVRGLALRRTSATVDTEAHLASLVAAADPDALADLRATVLAPLESLRPATADKLRATLRSWLLHQGRREDVAADLFVHPQTVRYRMNQLRELYGDRLEDPETVLQLTLALA, encoded by the coding sequence ATGAGCACCAGTACGTCCCTCGACCGGGACCTCATCGACCTCCTGCGTCACACGCTCCCCGAGGTCGCCGTCCACACCGTGACCGCCGTCCGCGAGGAGGTGCCCGGCTACGGCGAGGGCCTGGGCGAAGCGATGGCGGCCAGCATCGAGCAGGCGGTGCAGATGGCGCTCGCCGGCTTCCTGCGGGTCGCCGGCCGCTCCGGCGACCCGGGTACGCCGCTGTCACCGACGCTGGAGGGCGCCTACGCGCTCGGCCGCGGCGAGGCGCGCTCGGGGCGCTCCGCCGACGCGCTGCTGGCGGCGTACCGCGTGGGTGCGCGGGTCGCCTGGCGGGAGCTGTCGGCGAGCGCCGTGCGGGCCGGGGCCTCCGCGGAGAGCATCGCCGCCTTCGCCGAGCTCGTCTTCGCCTACATCGACGAGCTCTCGGCGGCCTCGGTCGCCGGCCACACCGACGAGGTGGAGACCACGGGGCGGGTGCGGCAGCGCTACCTCGACCGGCTCGGCGCGGCGCTGCTGCGGGGCGAGCCCGAGGACGTGGTGTCGGCGGCGGCCGACAAGGCCGACTGGCGGCCCCCGCGCACCCTCACGGCCGTGGTGCTGCCGGAGGCACAGGTACGCCCCGTCCTCGGACTGGTCGGCGACGGCGCCCTCGCGCCGGGCGAGCACGGCCTGCCCGAAGGGCTGGCGGTCGTGCTGGTCCCCGACATGGGCGGCCGCTCCCGCACCCGGCTGCTGCGCGTGCTCGACGACCGGCACGCCGTGGTGGGGCCGGCCCGGCCGTGGGCGCAGGTGCGCGCGTCGTTCGAGCGGGCGGTGCGCGGGCTCGCGCTGCGGCGTACGTCGGCGACCGTCGACACCGAGGCCCACCTGGCCTCCCTCGTGGCGGCCGCAGATCCCGACGCCCTGGCCGACCTCCGGGCAACGGTGCTGGCGCCGCTGGAGTCGCTGCGGCCGGCGACGGCGGACAAGCTGCGGGCGACGCTCCGCTCGTGGTTGCTGCACCAGGGCAGGCGCGAGGACGTGGCGGCCGACCTGTTCGTCCACCCGCAGACCGTGCGCTACCGGATGAACCAGCTGCGCGAGCTCTACGGCGACCGGCTGGAGGACCCGGAGACGGTGCTTCAGCTCACGCTCGCGCTGGCCTGA
- a CDS encoding DUF72 domain-containing protein encodes MAEVHVGVSGWSYDGWRGDFYPDDLPRRRWLAYVAERLTSVELNGSFYSLQRPTTYQRIADDTPDGFPVAVKGGRFITHLRRLGDVGQGLANFFASGVLLLGDGLGPLLWQLPGDFSFDDERVRSFLERLPRDHHAAARLAGRHDDKVPDDRAVTSSRTGAVIRHALEPRHPSFGEPEAVALLREQGVALVASDSPGAWPCFDEDTADFRYVRLHGHTELYASGYSSRSLDTWARKLRAWREAGQDAYVYFDNDARGRAPHDAVALIERLGQASASVS; translated from the coding sequence ATGGCCGAGGTCCACGTCGGGGTCAGCGGCTGGAGCTACGACGGCTGGCGGGGTGACTTCTACCCCGACGACCTGCCGCGACGCCGCTGGCTCGCGTACGTCGCCGAGCGGCTGACGTCGGTGGAGCTGAACGGCTCGTTCTACTCGCTGCAGCGGCCCACGACCTACCAGCGGATCGCCGACGACACCCCCGACGGCTTCCCCGTGGCCGTGAAGGGCGGGCGGTTCATCACCCACCTGCGCCGACTGGGCGACGTGGGCCAGGGGCTCGCCAACTTCTTCGCCTCCGGCGTGCTGCTGCTCGGCGACGGGCTGGGCCCGCTGCTGTGGCAGCTGCCGGGCGACTTCTCCTTCGACGACGAGCGCGTGCGTTCATTCCTCGAGCGGCTGCCGCGCGACCACCACGCCGCCGCCCGGCTCGCCGGCCGCCACGACGACAAGGTCCCCGACGACAGGGCCGTCACGTCGTCGCGGACCGGTGCGGTCATCCGGCACGCCCTCGAGCCCCGGCACCCGTCCTTCGGGGAGCCGGAGGCCGTGGCGCTGCTGCGCGAGCAGGGTGTCGCCCTCGTCGCCTCCGACAGCCCGGGCGCCTGGCCCTGCTTCGACGAGGACACGGCCGACTTCCGCTACGTCCGGCTCCACGGGCACACCGAGCTCTACGCCAGCGGCTACTCGTCGCGGAGCCTGGACACGTGGGCGAGGAAGCTCCGCGCCTGGCGGGAGGCCGGCCAGGACGCCTACGTCTACTTCGACAACGACGCCCGCGGGCGGGCCCCGCACGACGCGGTCGCGCTGATCGAGCGGCTGGGTCAGGCCAGCGCGAGCGTGAGCTGA
- a CDS encoding amidohydrolase: MSSFLLRGARLVDVDGTGAPDEPVDVRVTAGVVTAVGTDVSDPGLPAYDAGGRWLLPGLWDQHVHLGQWSLASIRLDLGAARSAQQAVAMVSARLAEWPDLPVIGWGHRPTDWPEDPVVSMLDALDTDQPVILIAGDGHHAWLNSVALMALAMPLREGVVAEAEWFRAYGRLASVLGDDGTGPEAYLRTMEAAAAMGVVGLTDFEFSGGHEDWADRFTAGAGLLRIRMATYADGLDGVIEAGLRTGDRLPGCDDRARMGPLKIISDGSLNTKTAWCCEPYAGPSPLGFPHGHPNQTPEELRELLRRAHDHGLSVAVHAIGDRAVGDALDAFEETGAQGSIEHAQLVRREDVRRMAELGITASVQPAHLYDDRDVTERLWPGRGDRSFALRWMLDDGVRLAMGSDAPVARLDPWLAMAAAVHRSADDREAWHPEQAITPQEALAASTDGWGTVAAGHPADLVLVEADPLAAYDDPAKAARHLRDVGEQVVATWVAGDLVHGDESFAG, encoded by the coding sequence ATGTCGAGCTTCCTGCTGCGTGGTGCGCGGCTCGTCGACGTCGACGGGACGGGCGCGCCGGACGAGCCGGTCGACGTCCGGGTCACCGCCGGGGTCGTCACCGCCGTCGGCACCGACGTGTCCGACCCCGGGCTCCCGGCGTACGACGCCGGCGGCCGCTGGTTGCTGCCCGGGCTGTGGGACCAGCACGTCCACCTCGGGCAGTGGAGCCTGGCCAGCATCCGCCTCGACCTCGGCGCCGCCCGGTCGGCCCAACAGGCGGTCGCGATGGTCTCCGCGCGCCTGGCCGAGTGGCCCGACCTGCCGGTCATCGGCTGGGGCCACCGGCCGACCGACTGGCCGGAGGACCCGGTCGTCTCGATGCTGGACGCGCTCGACACCGACCAGCCGGTCATCCTCATCGCCGGCGACGGCCACCACGCGTGGCTCAACTCGGTCGCCCTCATGGCGCTGGCGATGCCGCTGCGGGAGGGGGTGGTCGCCGAGGCCGAGTGGTTTCGCGCCTACGGCCGGCTCGCCTCGGTGCTCGGCGACGACGGCACCGGGCCCGAGGCCTACCTGCGCACCATGGAGGCCGCTGCCGCGATGGGCGTCGTCGGGCTGACCGACTTCGAGTTCAGCGGCGGGCACGAGGACTGGGCCGACCGGTTCACCGCCGGTGCGGGGCTGCTGCGGATCCGGATGGCGACGTACGCCGACGGGCTGGACGGCGTCATCGAGGCCGGCCTGCGCACCGGTGACCGGCTGCCCGGCTGCGACGACCGGGCCCGGATGGGGCCGCTGAAGATCATCAGCGACGGATCCCTCAACACCAAGACCGCCTGGTGCTGCGAGCCCTACGCCGGCCCGTCCCCGCTGGGCTTCCCGCACGGCCATCCCAACCAGACCCCCGAGGAGCTGCGCGAGCTGCTGCGCCGCGCCCACGACCACGGGCTCTCGGTCGCCGTGCACGCGATCGGCGACCGGGCGGTGGGCGACGCGCTCGACGCCTTCGAGGAGACCGGTGCCCAGGGCTCGATCGAGCACGCCCAGCTCGTGCGCCGTGAGGACGTCCGTCGGATGGCCGAGCTCGGCATCACCGCCAGCGTGCAGCCGGCCCACCTCTACGACGACCGCGACGTCACCGAGCGGCTGTGGCCCGGTCGCGGCGACCGGAGCTTCGCGCTGCGATGGATGCTGGACGACGGGGTGCGGCTGGCGATGGGCTCGGACGCACCGGTCGCCCGGCTCGACCCGTGGCTGGCGATGGCCGCCGCCGTCCACCGGTCCGCGGACGACCGGGAGGCCTGGCACCCCGAGCAGGCGATCACCCCGCAGGAGGCCCTGGCCGCCTCCACGGACGGCTGGGGCACCGTCGCCGCCGGTCACCCGGCCGACCTGGTGCTGGTCGAGGCCGATCCGCTGGCGGCGTACGACGACCCGGCGAAGGCGGCCCGGCACCTGCGTGACGTCGGCGAGCAGGTCGTGGCGACGTGGGTCGCCGGCGACCTGGTGCACGGCGACGAGTCCTTCGCCGGGTGA
- the paaN gene encoding phenylacetic acid degradation protein PaaN, with amino-acid sequence MTSDFLAQHRDRLDAAVAASASREFYSAFDESPSPRVYGEEAAGHGKAAYEAWLGTDFPLDTPGADGTVATERSPFGIDLGVRYPRVTDVDALLAGAQARMRAWRDAGPEGRTGVCLEILDRLHGRVFELANAVQHTSGQAFVMAFQAGGAHALDRALEAIAYAWVEQTRTPATAVWEKPGKVPLKMEKTFTVVPRGVALVIGCNTFPTWNSWPGLFASLVTGNPVVVKPHPGAVLPLAITVQVCQEVLAEAGFDRHLVTLAAEEPADRLAATLAVRPEVRLVDFTGSNAFGDWLEENARQAVVFTEKAGVNTVVVDSTDNFKAMCQNLAFSFALYTGQMCTAPQNVYLPAEGVQTDDGVKTPAEVAAGIGGAFEKLLGDDARAVELLGGVVNAGVVDRLEAAGKQGEVLVESRAVSHPAYADATVRTPAIIGLTADDSEVYESECFGPVAYLISTAGTDQSIDLFRDTVKRHGAMTAAVYSTSDAVVDDMREAALDAGVALSENLLGGVFVNQSAAYSDFHGTGANPAANAAFTDGAYVASRFRVVQSRRHID; translated from the coding sequence ATGACCAGCGACTTCCTCGCCCAGCACCGTGACCGCCTCGACGCCGCCGTCGCCGCCTCGGCCTCGCGCGAGTTCTACAGCGCGTTCGACGAGTCGCCCTCGCCCCGCGTCTACGGCGAGGAGGCCGCCGGCCACGGCAAGGCGGCCTACGAGGCGTGGCTCGGCACCGACTTCCCGCTCGACACCCCCGGTGCCGACGGCACCGTCGCGACGGAGCGGTCGCCGTTCGGCATCGACCTGGGGGTGCGCTACCCGCGGGTGACCGACGTCGACGCCCTCCTGGCGGGAGCACAGGCGCGCATGCGGGCGTGGCGCGACGCCGGGCCCGAGGGCCGCACGGGCGTGTGCCTGGAGATCCTCGACCGGCTGCACGGCCGGGTCTTCGAGCTCGCCAACGCCGTCCAGCACACCAGCGGCCAGGCCTTCGTCATGGCGTTCCAGGCCGGCGGGGCGCACGCCCTCGACCGGGCGCTGGAGGCGATCGCCTACGCGTGGGTGGAGCAGACCCGCACCCCTGCCACCGCGGTGTGGGAGAAGCCGGGCAAGGTGCCGCTGAAGATGGAGAAGACCTTCACCGTCGTGCCGCGCGGCGTCGCGCTGGTGATCGGCTGCAACACCTTCCCGACGTGGAACTCCTGGCCCGGGCTGTTCGCCTCGCTGGTCACCGGCAACCCCGTCGTGGTCAAGCCCCACCCCGGCGCGGTGCTGCCCCTCGCGATCACCGTCCAGGTCTGCCAGGAGGTGCTCGCCGAGGCCGGCTTCGACCGCCACCTCGTCACGCTCGCCGCCGAGGAGCCCGCCGACCGGCTCGCGGCGACCCTGGCCGTGCGCCCCGAGGTGCGGCTCGTCGACTTCACCGGCAGCAACGCCTTCGGTGACTGGCTGGAGGAGAACGCGCGCCAGGCGGTCGTCTTCACCGAGAAGGCGGGCGTCAACACCGTCGTGGTCGACTCCACCGACAACTTCAAGGCGATGTGCCAGAACCTGGCGTTCTCCTTCGCGCTCTACACCGGCCAGATGTGCACCGCGCCGCAGAACGTCTACCTGCCGGCCGAGGGCGTGCAGACCGACGACGGCGTGAAGACACCGGCCGAGGTCGCCGCCGGCATCGGCGGCGCGTTCGAGAAGCTGCTGGGCGACGACGCGCGGGCCGTGGAGCTGCTCGGCGGAGTGGTCAACGCCGGCGTCGTCGACCGGCTCGAGGCGGCCGGCAAGCAGGGCGAGGTGCTCGTGGAGTCCCGGGCGGTCAGCCACCCCGCGTACGCCGACGCGACGGTGCGCACGCCGGCGATCATCGGCCTCACCGCCGACGACTCCGAGGTCTACGAGAGCGAGTGCTTCGGACCGGTGGCCTACCTGATCTCGACCGCCGGCACCGACCAGTCGATCGACCTGTTCCGCGACACGGTCAAGCGGCACGGCGCCATGACCGCCGCGGTCTACTCGACCTCCGACGCCGTCGTCGACGACATGCGCGAAGCGGCGCTCGACGCCGGGGTGGCGCTCAGCGAGAACCTGCTCGGCGGCGTCTTCGTCAACCAGTCCGCGGCCTACTCCGACTTCCACGGCACGGGAGCCAACCCCGCCGCCAACGCCGCCTTCACCGACGGCGCCTACGTGGCCTCCCGCTTCCGCGTCGTCCAGTCCCGCCGCCACATCGACTGA